In the Ornithodoros turicata isolate Travis chromosome 5, ASM3712646v1, whole genome shotgun sequence genome, ACAATACCAGTCGGCGACAGGTTTTCAATAGGAGCCCAACCAGTTTCTGAAATTAAAGAGACCAACGGAAATTCTGAAGTAACATACAGTCATGTTGCATCTTCTAGTCGCATTTACCGTTCACTACCTGTCGACGCTTGGTATTCAACATGAAGGTTGCTTTCTGAGATAGAGTTATCAAGAACAATTACTCGTGAATTGCTCAGTAAGTGGTTACTTGAAGTTATTTTCCGAGACTGCACGCACCTAAAgaaggtttttctttttttctcgacATAGCTTCTTGTCGAACACAAAATACAGAGTttgacaacaaaaaaaaaagaaagaaaagaatgcacaTTTGCGCAATTGTCCAGCGTGAAAATATTAGCACAAAAAGAAATTACGCCTTCCAAGCCGCAAAATGCAGCGTTTTGCACGGCCGTTTGTTTTGCGGAGAGCGGCCGCGGCTCTGCAACACTTTCTCGAACCTCAAGAGATGGCGCCACCCATCAAGCTCCTCACGGAAGTCGGAATGGAAATCGCACGCTAGAGTTCGCGATCGCGACAAGTGTCTGGCATCAAAGTATCCCACGTCGCAAACAACAGCTTGCAGCGCCCTAAATCCTAATAATCTGGAATCAGTGCATCGCTCATCTGTTACCTTGGCACACAGGAGCAAACACGGTCTCCATACCGCTACGCGTGCACAACACTCCATTATCTAGCGGGTCAACTTTTTTGCTTCCATCCTCGATGCAATTTTGTGCAAGGATCAGAAAGTGTGTCGCAGGCACAAATTGTAGAGTCAACACCGTGGCCTGTGTATCACATAAACGTATCGCAAACCTTGCATTTTGTCGGTCAGGCCGCTTTCGAAGGGGTGTTTTAATCTTACCGTAGTGGGAACTCCCCAAGcaccacaatgtactgaaagtcgagtgcaataggggtggacggtatgtgtcttatcaatttgttctttagtttcaggagtctgttcaaggccgtccacccctattgcactcgactttcagtacattgtgctgcttggtgtGCTTATGGGCGGAGctctgaagcagacgacacggaacCAGTCTCTCAACTACCACCCCCCTAACTTTCCCCAAAATGGGCGCGTTCCTTTCCTCCCGTTCGAGTTATCGGGTTCCGAGAACCCCAAGGTTCTCCTCACTCTCGCAATAGGAGTAATAACAAATAGAGAAGTTAGTGTGTGGACAGTGCTCACTCGAAACGGCAGGAAACCTCGTAAACAAACAGACCGAGCTGGCTTCCTGGCTAAATGGAAGTGACAGAACGAGAACGAAACCAAGATAAAGTAAACCGGGTTTTTGTATCCATCCATGGAGGATTCCATTTTCATATGCCGTCTGCTGCTCTCTGTCCGACTGTGCGTTCTCTTGACATGCTAAACAGGTTGACTTTCGAACGTTCAATGAAATATCGAATAACGGACACGTAAACATCTTTTTACTGCAAACTGTACTGCTCTACTGCTCGGTACATTACAATGTGTACATACCTGCGCTTGCCCCATGTCCTCCAATGTGTAGTTTTCTGCGTGTTCAATGTGGCACATTACAAGCAGGAGTTTGTTTTCAGTACTTATCGAAAATCGTATTCAGTGTGCATTTTTATGCGGCCAatagaaaaagtaatgaaatgTAAATAAAGCCCACTATTCTTTTCTCAAGCGACACGAATACGGTCGAGGAGTACGAGAACACCGCATCTCACCAGCATGAGATGAAACTTTATACTAAAAATTGCTTCAAGAAGTAGCTCGCTTAACGCGTACAAATTACATTGTTTCCACACTTTGCGGTGCACTTGTGCTCACAAATTGCAACACCCCCACGTTGTCAAGAATAAAATCACAGCAAGTACTAAAGAAGCATAAGAACGAAGCTGTCTCAACCTGATCATTTTGTCGAAAAACGTTTTGTAGCTATCTAACGCAAGTTTTTGTGAAAGCAAGCAGGGTTGCTTCGGTTCTTCTAAATGCGGAGTCTTTGTTGGTCGAGAAGTTGAATCACTCAGCTAACCACGCTTCACGAGATGAGTAGTTAGCGCAGCTAGCCCTCGTTTGGTAGAGGGTCGAAAACAGAGACAAAGCCCACAACATACTTCTTGTTTTGCTTGAACGCCGCACTGATTGCAAGGCAGGCACGAGAACGAAGTAGAGGGAGAGAGACGTaaaaggaggaggaagaggacgTAGGCTAACATGACCGTGACCTACATGTAACCAACGACGCCGTCGTGCGGGGAACTGCCCTCCAATCTACTCAAAGATTGTTTCCGGCATTAAAAGGAGACACCTCCACAATGTCACCTTATCAGTGCGGCTCCTTTTCAAAATATACCAGCTCCACTTAAAACATTTTTCCCAGGAATGAGAAAATAAAAACCTTATCGCAGTGCGTTAAGTGAGGAGCTTCCATCGCACAGAATACGGGCATGAATAGGGACACAACGCAGACACGTCAGgaaaaaataatgaaataaaaataatggCGTAACCTCCGCCAAACCCACtttcgtgtaaaaaaaaaaaaaaaaaaacgaacggcAGCTGGCTTACACGTGTAAACCGTTGCCGCCAGGGGGCAGAAAAGACACACTGTTACACGTTATAGCTTTTTGCGAGGGCCGATGAAAGAAACCACGACGGTTTTCCCCCTCCTCCTAAAAAGGGAAAGCTCCTTCAACCGATAAGAAAAATAAACTTTCTTGTCCGCCGACAAGATGATGTCCATAAAATAAACGCGGGACAAAGAGGCCAAAGTTTACTCGACGAAACATTCCTTCGCTTTACGTTCCCGATGCGACGGCTCGTCAACGTCGCTGTTTACAGATGATgcgatgctgctgctgctgctggacCTATGATCCGAGCCAATTTCGTCGTAGTTCTGGCTCGCTTTCCCACTACTCTGCAACGACGTCTAGCCTCGTTCCCTTACCAACAAAATCTCCGCGAAATGTGGGGGAAAATACCGTACAAGAACGCCCAACCTGAGATGCTAACGATAAACGGTGGCATTACGGCGCGAGACACCTAAGATCATGAGCACCGCCACGGCGGTCGGCCtggggattaattttgcccacctgagggttcccAAACGTGCGCCGGAATCTCGACCAAACGGCACGCCGTATATTTAACCTTCCTCGTgaaagacggcgtgtctaagcaacctgCACCCCGCTGCCAAAGTTACAAACGagatgcaaaaaagaaaaaaaaaagaaaaaggaaagtaaCATGAAATTGTGCGTCACTGGGATTTGTGTGGGATTTTCATCTTgcgtggaggaggaggaggggggggggtgcacaTGCTGGTGCtggcttttcgttttttttaaatagtttTTGTAACATATTTGGGGGGCAAGAGTGTTTGGGATGTGCTGGGAAAATCTCTGGCGTGTCTTACCGCCCAGAGTGACGTTGCCATGGAGGAATCTTCCCTGGTAAATGAGCCGCAGGATTTCTGCCTTGGATACAGCCTCTTCGGACCACTCTGTTTTTTTGGAAATTAGTAGTACACGGCATTAGAAAATCGGGACAAATGCCACAGGGTTATACGCAAGGGGAAAAACCTACCTTGAGGCCAGTTGTCGAAGACATGCTGGGCAATTTCGGCTGCAGATTCATTGGGGCTGAACAGAAATTCTTTGGTCTTCCCGCTCACGAGGATCAGGCGAAGGTTGATCTGCAAGGATAATATAGTAGAGaataagtttttctttttttctccaaatcataatcacaaaataaagtttttCTTTTCCCTGGGTTTGCACACCCTCACTTGGCAATAGTTTCGAAGCTAGTGCCTGGGGAAAAAAGACACAGTAATATTTTGCTGTAGTAGAGTTACTTTTACTTCAACAACAGTTCTTGCCTCTTACAAGATAAAACTTGTTTTAGTCGATAAATTCGTAAACGCGCTATAGGACTCATCCATAACGCCCTATTTCAGCTTCATTCCTCTACATATTCAATTACTCTTATGCTCCCATCCCCACGAACCGATTTCCAACAGTTTGCAGCACACAATGCTATGCCGCTAAGATATGGAATAATTTGTTCTTAATCGCACGTCAGGCTCCGTCAGTTCGAAATTTCAAACTCAAAACAGAACAGTTCATTATTGCGAATAACGCCAATagttgattttgtcattttttttaaGGGGGTACTCAAAACaatgacactgaagctttctaatTTTAATGCGTACTTAGTGCAAGCTTCTGCGTGGTCGACCATGCTTCATCAGGCACAAAATGAATGGTGAACTTGCGTGAGTTCACCATTTCATTCTGTACCTGATTAAGCGTGGGGTCCACCACGCGAAAGATTGTACACATCAAACTTAGAAAGCTTCAGAGTAGTTGTTTTGAGTGTTCTACAGCCATTTTGGACCTTGATTCACCCTACCTACTCTTCCTTATGGGCGTGGCTATTCCCCGTGGTTAGAAGAGCGCGAAAAGACATTGCTGTTGAGCGTTCGTGCTCACGGGGCAGcggaaagctatgacgttttgagcatcttccgctgg is a window encoding:
- the LOC135394542 gene encoding ubiquitin-like protein 3, encoding MTNRIPSDKINLRLILVSGKTKEFLFSPNESAAEIAQHVFDNWPQEWSEEAVSKAEILRLIYQGRFLHGNVTLGALQLPLGKTTVMHLVPRENLPEPNSQDQRQKSKERSSGCCNASCSIL